In Amia ocellicauda isolate fAmiCal2 chromosome 3, fAmiCal2.hap1, whole genome shotgun sequence, the DNA window gttctattcctcccacagtgtaattatCGTGGACATTTTTgctacctgcatgtaataccttgcacttgcccacattgaatttcatctgccaggtgtcggcccacaactgaatattatccaaatccctttgaataacctgtgctgttgagatatgtgtgtgtgtaaatatgtacAAACTTGTGCACAAACTGTTTTgtgtatatttaacattttggtCAAACACAGTTACACAAACAGGAGCAAGTACTGATTTCTGTAACCGAGTCTGTAATTTGTAACCGAGAAAACAGGATATGCACAGATGGgttcacatgcacacacactcccacacagacacacgtcCATAGACACtgaggacagggagagagagacgacAAGACGGCCGGCCTGTGATGAACCCAAGGGACTCGTCTGTACAATCTCCCAGTTTCTGCACACTGGAATACAGCGTCAGTGCAGGGACCAGGGGGCAACCCACGGCCTCCATCTACTGCATCAATGCTTCACATCCCCACACATGCAGAAAACACACCCTAGCGCTCGAACAAGACTGAAGGGAGATTGGGTGAACAATGGCTTCGTAAACTTATGTCTCATGCCTTCCCATGTGAGTGCATTGAAGACTCCCTGTTAGTTTTAGGCAGAAGAGGTTGAGGTAATGGGACACATTCCCAGCCTTTACCTCCTTTATACCCAGTTTCACAGCTAAAAGAAACAACCaacaaatacagctctggaaaaaatttagaccactgcaaaactatcagtttctctggtttgactatttataggtatgtgtttgggtaaaatgaacatttttgttctattctataaactactgacaacatttctcccaaattccaaataaaaatattgtcatttagagcatttatttgcagaaaatgacaactggtcaaaataacaaacaatactAATGtcttaacttaggaagagttcagaaatcaagatttggtggaataaccctgattttcaatcacagctttcatgcgtcttggcatgctctccaccagtctttcacattgatgttgggtgactttatgccactcctggtgcaaaaattcaagcagctcggctttgtttgatggcttgatGACCATCCATCTtgctcttgatcacattccagaggttttcaatggggttcaggtctggagattgggctggccatgacagggtcttgatctgctggtcctccatccacaccttgattgacctggctcaatcctcagagttggggaacattgtcagagcagaaggaagcaagttttcttccaggacaaccttggcTTGATTCACgtatccttcacaaagacaaatctgcctgattccagccttgctgaagcacccccagatcattaCCAATCCTCCACcacatttcacagtgggtgtgagacactgtggcttgtaggcctctccaggtctccgtctaaccattagacgatgaccttactccagtctaGGGTTGGCgagccggagcggagctggagctggcattgctggagtttcagacttcaggcagtcattgactgtaaaataatttgcaaccaagtattgaataTTACTAATTCATGTTAGTtcgtccaattacttttgagcccctaaaattgaggggaccacatattaaaatgggtgtaattcctacaccgttcacccgatttggatgtatctaccctcaaattaaagatgcaaTCTCgaatgtttcctttcaaatccattgtggtggcgtacagagccaaaatgatgacaattgtgtcactgtccaaatatttatggacctaatgtGTATAAAGACAATTACAAGACATAAAGAAAACCAGGATTTGTAATGTCCAGCAATTTTAAGCCTCTTCCTCTTTCAAATGTGTGTGTTAGGCAAATGACTCGATTAAGACtgtaaaatattgaaatatgtgTCGGGGAAACAAATATTGCAGGCcacgtttatttttatttcttcacaCGCCCTTGGTTTGCATGCCGTGACGCGCCGTGGAAGCGGCCCAGCGCGGCGGACAGACCTGCGCAGGTCCGCACAATCCcagcgctcccattggtggagcagcgcagacctgCGCACATCTGCGCAGCACGAACGCGACCTGCCGTCACGGGAGGGACGAGAAGTGAGGAAGTGGGCGAAGCGAGAGACGAGAGCCGCCATAAATGGAGAGAAGTTGCGGATCGTCCACTATGTCAGGTCTGTGGTCCTAACCGCGCTGCGCGTCCGAGTCCCGTCTCTTGTGCGCAAACAGGGCGATATTGCGCTGAAGCCGCTTTCACGGGCGGCGGCGCTGCGGACGCAGGACTTGTTGCTGTAAATGCGCCCTCAGCTGCGCGCTGAACTGTCCGGCACTTCTTTCACCCGTTTAATGGGAGCAGCTGCTCCAGAGTGACTGGTCAAGTGGGAAGGGTTGCTGCCTTGGTCTGGTTCTCTGATTGTGCGAAAATAGTGCGCAAAATGGGAGAAATAGATGCGTCAGTTTGAGAGCAGGAGGAAACAAACTTGCAGTAATTCGTATTGTTTGAAAGTCCATATGGTTAATGGGCTAGCAACTGTGAGTGCACTTGAAACTGTAATGTATGCAGCCGTAATTTGAATAGTAATTCCCTGCATATAAATACAGCATGTTAATAAAATGGACTCGTCACTTGAATGTGTCGACATTATGCAGCTTCAGCCGCAATGAGTCCGGAGTGACTCGCAATGAAGGCGTCTGTCTTTTGAGGAGAAAACAGTGGAACAAGTTCAACtaaccaacacacacatacgATCGGTTATTTGAACTGCCTGTAAAGCATGGACACAGACTGTTGATACGCACTTTGCATCTGTATGAAATATTGCAATTCAAATGGCAGCTGCTCATAAGCAGGAACATGTTTTAATATGATAACAAATGTGACCCAACTCGTTTCCTAAATGATGGCTGGTTTACACAACATGCAGGTGTATGGAGGCTCAAACGCCAAACACGGCTGACATTAAAACTGTTGGACAGTCATTCCCCAAAACAAATGAAGGGACAACAAGAGATGATAAACCCAGAGGAGGATTAGCCCCCTATAAAAGCGCTATTAACAGCTGTGCCATGTCTAGGTCTGTTTACTTACCTAATTGAAAGTGTTAAACTGGTGATATTATATTATCAATCAGGAAAAGTAAgttatataatgtgtatatatatatatatatatatacacacacacatattattgtGTTACTATCCTTCTGATTGGCAGACAGCTACCATGATCAGCTGGTCCAGGACTGCCAGTTTCTGAGGTGTGACAAGAGGCTCAACACAGAGTTGGTTGACAAACTGGTTCTGCAGCTGAACCGAATTTACCCTCAAATCCTGAGTGACAAGGAGGCGCACAAGGTAAGACGCCTCCCTTTTGCTCCGTTTTAAGAGCCTGCTTGGTTTCCCCTGAAGGTCTTGGACCAACACTAGCTCTGCTGTGCTCCCTAGTTCAGGAACCTGAAAGTCCCCACGGGTGTCCGACTGGCCGAGCTCCTGGGTCACCTGACGCAGAAAGGCGAGGAGGCCTGTCACGAACTCTACAGAGCTCTACAGATCCACGCGGAGGACGTCTACCTCGGCCTCCCCAGCAGAAGGAGAAAGAGGGGTAAGTTTGCCCGGCAAACATGTTCACTTCAGCCGTCTCGAGAGCTGCTGAGTTCCTTAACGCCTGGAATATTGGCCTACTTTGAATTCCTGATTTCTGCACCATATCGAGGTAACGAATGATGGCCGGGCTTGCATGTCCTTAATTCTGACCTTATTGATAGTAGAGAATAGCGGATATATATTTTGGATTTATCAAACTGTGATCTATGCATTTTCATTGATTCATATTTCATTCTGCATCCCATAGCAGCTGTTCTGATCAGTGGCCTTTAGAGCCGAAGATTAACTTGAATTGTGATGATCCTGTCAAGTTTCATTTCCTGAATGTAAAgcagacactgtgtgtgtggaatCTGTGTCAAAAGTGTCACATAATGATACTTTACAAGGTGGAAGATCCGTGTTGCTACACTATTAGTATGCGTAGTGTACCTTATTTTAACCAGCAGTAGACAGTCACTCATCTTGCACTGGACGTAGTGGCAGATGTTAACATAGACTGATTTACTGCCACTTTGCTCTGTGTTTTTTGCAGTGCAACTAaccatttacaacttttattccCAGAAACACCCGAACCTAACGGAACTAACATTCATCCAGACCTCAGGGAGAGATTTGTTCTTAATGACAGGGGTAAATCAAACCACATAATCATACTAGTAACCTTAAGTTTGACAAATGTTTGCAGTTGTCTGTTTCTAAACCCAGTCACACACATGATATTGCTCTTCTTTGCTATTTATTTGTTGCTAATATTATGAACACAATCCTTTAGGACCCCTCCGATAATGTAGAGGCTCGATAGAGTCGTCCAGGCCTTTTACACGCACTCAGTCTTG includes these proteins:
- the LOC136732399 gene encoding caspase recruitment domain-containing protein 19-like isoform X1; this translates as MERSCGSSTMSDSYHDQLVQDCQFLRCDKRLNTELVDKLVLQLNRIYPQILSDKEAHKFRNLKVPTGVRLAELLGHLTQKGEEACHELYRALQIHAEDVYLGLPSRRRKRETPEPNGTNIHPDLRERFVLNDRGPFFFISCFSVAVGIAFLYYYGAESKALGEAKKILGFSALGLGRRAKAVLISYAED
- the LOC136732399 gene encoding caspase recruitment domain-containing protein 19-like isoform X2; this translates as MERSCGSSTMSDSYHDQLVQDCQFLRCDKRLNTELVDKLVLQLNRIYPQILSDKEAHKFRNLKVPTGVRLAELLGHLTQKGEEACHELYRALQIHAEDVYLGLPSRRRKRGPFFFISCFSVAVGIAFLYYYGAESKALGEAKKILGFSALGLGRRAKAVLISYAED